A region of Panicum virgatum strain AP13 chromosome 8N, P.virgatum_v5, whole genome shotgun sequence DNA encodes the following proteins:
- the LOC120684947 gene encoding uncharacterized protein LOC120684947, producing MAWRQIMLTSKKWWSQMEVVLKAISPIYSVLRLADQQQKFYSISAFIPKMMESMAEIRGNLSDNTIQKNLQNRVLEKVQGRLDYLVNDTLMLAAAALDPKALYTSKLARKPKSRHAVTLAIKKLAGSSSKASAAIDQFTFFSKQGGLFGGVEARKSALNGRCSAADWWDQYGGDCSELQEVARRIVSQCMSSSGCERNWSTFALVHTKLRNRLSYDKLHKLIFVHYNLKLRIQHFVTDIQNLQEMQTNKEHERDSDPCSILIDVTMYDERNPIMDWLCTSRSESAPTLDEHDDQRPESPNPSRLVIDELGMSDEEVAAFKKKIGGKRGKKRKEEFEDIFSDYESESDQQGSSVYAESGESSSDDSEGNGDGDAVHASGDANELGEGGSTTQEGAGKDKGIPLRPSSKRMKKHSVKTLY from the exons ATGGCTTGGCGTCAAATTATG CTGACCAGCAAAAAATGGTGGAGTCAAATGGAAGTGGTGTTAAAAGCTATCTCCCCAATCTATTCTGTACTTCGTTTAGCTGATCAGCAACAGAAGTTCTATTCTATATCTGCATTCATTCCAAAAATGATGGAATCTATGGCAGAAATACGTGGCAATTTAAGTGATAATACCATCCAAAAAAATCTACAGAATAGGGTGTTGGAAAAAGTCCAAGGAAGACTTGATTATCTTGTCAATGATACACTTATGCTTGCAG CTGCCGCACTTGATCCTAAAGCACTGTACACTTCCAAGCTTGCAAGGAAACCAAAGTCCAGACATGCTGTCACATTGGCCATCAAGAAGCTTGCAGGCTCATCTTCAAAGGCTTCTGCTGCAATCGATCAATTTACTTTCTTCTCAAAACAGGGAGGGTTATTTGGAGGAGTGGAGGCTCGAAAATCGGCTCTTAATGGCCGGTGTAGTGCAG CTGATTGGTGGGATCAATATGGTGGAGACTGTAGTGAACTACAAGAGGTTGCAAGGCGTATTGTCTCACAATGCATGTCCTCTAGTGGGTGTGAGCGAAATTGGAGCACATTTGCCTTGGTGCACACCAAATTGAGGAACCGGTTAAGTTACGATAAGCTTCACAAGTTGATTTTTGTACATTATAATTTGAAGTTGCGTATCCAACATTTCGTAACTGACATACAAAACCTTCAAGAAATGCAAACCAACAAGGAGCATGAAAGAGATTCTGATCCTTGTAGCATCCTAATAGATGTGACTATGTATGATGAAAGGAACCCGATCATGGATTGGTTGTGCACCTCTAGGAGTGAGTCCGCGCCGACTCTAGATGAACATGATGACCAGAGGCCCGAATCCCCTAATCCTAGCAGACTTGTTATAGATGAGTTAGGGATGAGTGATGAAGAGGTGGCTGCATTTAAAAAGAAGATTGGTGGGAAACGGGGTAAGAAAAGGAAGGAAGAATTTGAAGATATTTTCTCTGATTATGAATCAGAATCGGATCAGCAAGGTAGCTCTGTTTATGCTGAGTCAGGGGAGAGTAGTTCTGATGACAGTGAAGGCAATG GTGATGGTGATGCTGTTCATGCTTCCGGTGATGCAAATGAACTTGGAGAGGGAGGCTCGACAACTCAGGAAGGAG CTGGTAAGGATAAGGGAATCCCTCTCCGTCCGAGCTCGAAAAGGATGAAGAAACATTCTGTCAAGACCTTGTACTGA
- the LOC120684949 gene encoding putative cyclin-dependent kinase F-2 → MAQLLAGVESMHAHGIVHCDLKPGNVLVGEHGRRLKICDLGRARSAAAPPPDEQQVDGTVGYIAPEVLLREDCGAPVDMWALGCIMAELIMGQSLFPEEDLCQQLIAIIDLLGIPDDVSLMPLGIDAGAPSKLREKVPEERLSAAGFDVLRGLLQYDPKDRLTAADAMVCSCTHG, encoded by the coding sequence ATGGCGCAGCTGCTCGCCGGCGTTGAGTCCATGCACGCCCACGGCATCGTGCACTGCGACCTGAAGCCCGGGAACGTGCTCGTCGGGGAGCACGGCCGCCGGCTCAAGATCTGCGACCTCGGCCGCGCcaggtccgccgccgcgccgccgccggacgagCAGCAGGTGGATGGCACGGTCGGGTACATCGCGCCCGAGGTGCTTCTGCGCGAGGACTGCGGCGCGCCTGTGGATATGTGGGCTCTCGGGTGCATCATGGCGGAGCTCATCATGGGGCAGTCGCTGTTCCCGGAAGAGGACCTGTGCCAGCAGCTGATCGCCATCATCGACCTGCTAGGGATCCCTGACGACGTGTCGTTGATGCCGCTGGGCATTGACGCCGGGGCGCCGAGCAAGCTGCGGGAGAAGGTGCCTGAGGAGCGGCTGTCGGCGGCGGGCTTCGACGTCCTGCGCGGTCTGCTGCAGTATGACCCCAAGGACAGGCTCACCGCTGCAGATGCCATGGTTTGCAGTTGCACCCATGGATGA